From Chaetodon auriga isolate fChaAug3 chromosome 10, fChaAug3.hap1, whole genome shotgun sequence, a single genomic window includes:
- the fam3a gene encoding protein FAM3A codes for MRLTGPLRAVAVLLLVGLTWLLANTLFGKESGSSVRHFFSGASEEPTPAELRPRRYKCGLSAPCPPKHLAFRLVSGAANVIGPKICLEDKMLVSSVKNNVGRGLNIALVNGVTGELLATKTFDMWAGDVSDLLKFLRPLHEGTLVFVASFDDPATKLNDESRRLFEELGSTVVKDLAFRDSWVFVGAKGIENKSPFEQRMKNSKSSNKYEGWPESLEMDGCIPLRAPLEG; via the exons GTGCTGCTGTTGGTGGGGCTCACCTGGCTGCTGGCAAACACTTTATTTGGAAAGGAGAGCGGTTCATCTGTGCGCCATTTCTTCAGCG GTGCAAGTGAGGAACCAACACCTG CTGAACTCCGCCCTCGGAGGTATAAATGCGGACTTTCAGCTCCCTGTCCTCCAAAACATTTGGCTTTCCGTCTGGTGTCTGGTGCTGCCAACGTCATCGGGCCCAAAATCTGCCTGGAGGACAAGAT GCTCGTGAGCAGTGTGAAGAACAATGTTGGCCGAGGACTCAACATAGCTTTGGTCAATG GAGTGACGGGAGAGCTCTTGGCCACAAAGACATTTGATATGTGGGCAGGAG ATGTTTCTGACCTGTTGAAGTTTCTTCGGCCGCTTCATGAAGGAACACTCGTGTTCGTGGCTTCCTTTGATGATCCAGCTACAAA GTTGAACGACGAGTCTCGGCGACTGTTTGAGGAGCTCGGGAGCACAGTGGTGAAAGACCTGGCCTTCAGAGACAGCTGGGTGTTTGTTGGGGCCAAGGGTATTGAGAACAAGAGTCCCTTTGAGCAG CGTATGAAGAACAGTAAGAGCAGCAACAAGTATGAAGGCTGGCCCGAGTCTCTAGAGATGGATGGCTGCATTCCACTGCGGGCACCCCTGGAAGGATAA